Proteins encoded in a region of the Sugiyamaella lignohabitans strain CBS 10342 chromosome B, complete sequence genome:
- the DIP5 gene encoding Dip5p (Dicarboxylic amino acid permease; mediates high-affinity and high-capacity transport of L-glutamate and L-aspartate; also a transporter for Gln, Asn, Ser, Ala, and Gly; relocalizes from plasma membrane to vacuole upon DNA replication stress; GO_component: GO:0000329 - fungal-type vacuole membrane [Evidence IDA] [PMID 22842922]; GO_component: GO:0016021 - integral component of membrane [Evidence IEA,IEA]; GO_component: GO:0016021 - integral component of membrane [Evidence ISM] [PMID 12192589]; GO_component: GO:0016020 - membrane [Evidence IEA,IEA,IEA]; GO_component: GO:0005886 - plasma membrane [Evidence ISS] [PMID 10654085]; GO_component: GO:0005886 - plasma membrane [Evidence IDA] [PMID 22842922]; GO_function: GO:0015171 - amino acid transmembrane transporter activity [Evidence IEA]; GO_function: GO:0015171 - amino acid transmembrane transporter activity [Evidence IDA] [PMID 10654085]; GO_process: GO:0003333 - amino acid transmembrane transport [Evidence IEA]; GO_process: GO:0006865 - amino acid transport [Evidence IEA,IEA]; GO_process: GO:0006865 - amino acid transport [Evidence IDA] [PMID 10654085]; GO_process: GO:0055085 - transmembrane transport [Evidence IEA]; GO_process: GO:0006810 - transport [Evidence IEA,IEA]) — protein sequence MSEDYGNEKNFKVTIYDDSASDEITVGVFKEDKTRLTKGLKQRHIQMIALVGVIGTGLFLYSGGALQSAGPLGMLLAYLLVGTIVGFNQIAVAEVSAFMPTTGSTIRQLEHFIDPAFGFAFGYLQFWWAVIPSEFVAASVVVSYWSDLNPAIWLTIFIVLAILANSWSIRLYGEIEFFFACLKILLILGLILTGLIIDLGGVKGQPRLGFHYWKHPGVWAEFMKTGAAGRTIGFFSVMNGAVYSFGGLQTVALLAGETQNPRRNIPKAAKRILARVLTFYMLALFIVSLIVPYDNPDISNGSGNASGSPFVVAMKLAGIKVLPSIVNAMVLCSAWSAASGSLVQGSRILFSLAANNQAPKVFLRTNKRGLPWVGLIVTGLFLPLSYMSLSSSSSKVFGYLVNVTSSIILIQWILIASIHFKMNKALDIQGHSRHELPYHFKGGRYLGIISGIGSLLLLLIGGFTIFISWSTSQFVSAYVSIPLFLAFSLFWKLYKKTKWVEADKVDLKSLFLEIENNPEPEEVPLRGWHRLEFLWA from the coding sequence ATGAGTGAAGACTATGGCAATGAGAAGAACTTCAAGGTCACCATCTATGATGATAGTGCCTCTGATGAGATCACAGTGGGTGTCTTCAAAGAGGACAAAACAAGACTGACAAAAGGTCTAAAGCAAAGACACATTCAGATGATTGCTCTTGTAGGAGTCATTGGTACGGGTCTTTTCTTGTATAGTGGCGGTGCACTTCAGTCGGCTGGTCCACTGGGTATGCTTCTGGCATATTTATTAGTAGGCACTATTGTAGGATTCAATCAGATTGCTGTGGCTGAAGTCAGTGCTTTCATGCCCACTACTGGATCCACTATTCGCCAGCTTGAACATTTCATTGATCCGGCTTTTGGATTTGCATTTGGTTATCTTCAATTTTGGTGGGCAGTCATTCCTAGTGAATTTGTTGCTGCTTCCGTGGTTGTTAGTTACTGGTCGGATTTGAACCCGGCCATTTGGCTAACTATTTTCATTGTTCTTGCCATCCTCGCGAACAGCTGGTCCATTCGATTGTATGGAGAGATCGAGTTTTTCTTTGCCTGTCTCAAGATTCTTCTTATTCTAGGTCTTATTCTTACAGGACTTATTATTGATCTAGGTGGGGTCAAAGGACAGCCTAGATTGGGTTTTCACTATTGGAAACATCCTGGTGTATGGGCTGAGTTTATGAAAAccggtgctgctggaagaACAATTGGATTTTTCAGTGTCATGAATGGTGCTGTTTATTCATTTGGCGGTCTACAAACAGTTGCACTTCTGGCCGGTGAAACTCAGAACCCTAGAAGAAACATTCCCAAAGCCGCAAAGCGGATTCTGGCTCGTGTTCTTACTTTCTATATGCTGGCTCTTTTCATCGTTTCCTTGATTGTTCCTTATGATAATCCAGATATTTCTAACGGATCAGGAAATGCATCTGGTTCTCCTTTTGTTGTGGCTATGAAGTTGGCTGGTATTAAAGTTCTTCCTAGCATTGTCAATGCCATGGTTCTATGTTCTGCTTGgtctgctgctagtggcTCTTTAGTTCAGGGATCGCGTATATTGTTTTCTCTTGCTGCTAATAACCAAGCTCCCAAGGTATTCTTGAGAACCAATAAGAGAGGGTTGCCATGGGTCGGTTTAATCGTCACCGGCTTATTCCTTCCTCTGTCATATATGAGTTTAAGTAGCTCCTCATCAAAAGTTTTTGGCTACTTGGTTAATGTGACGTCATCTATTATCCTCATTCAGTGGATTCTCATTGCATCCATCCATTTCAAAATGAACAAGGCCCTAGATATTCAGGGACACTCGCGACATGAGTTGCCTTATCATTTCAAGGGAGGAAGATACCTGGGAATAATTTCTGGAATTGGATCACTGCTTTTATTACTAATTGGCGGTTTTACAATCTTCATCTCCTGGAGCACTTCGCAATTTGTCAGTGCTTATGTGTCAATTCCTTTGTTCCTGGCATTTTCTCTATTTTGGAAACTGTATAAGAAAACCAAATGGGTCGAAGCTGACAAGGTGGATCTCAAATCTTTATTCCTGGAAATTGAGAACAATCCTGAACCAGAGGAGGTTCCTCTCAGGGGCTGGCATAGACTTGAGTTCTTGTGGGCCTAG
- the RPS23B gene encoding ribosomal 40S subunit protein S23B (Ribosomal protein 28 (rp28) of the small (40S) ribosomal subunit; required for translational accuracy; homologous to mammalian ribosomal protein S23 and bacterial S12; RPS23B has a paralog, RPS23A, that arose from the whole genome duplication; deletion of both RPS23A and RPS23B is lethal; GO_component: GO:0005737 - cytoplasm [Evidence IEA,IEA]; GO_component: GO:0022627 - cytosolic small ribosomal subunit [Evidence IDA] [PMID 6814480]; GO_component: GO:0005622 - intracellular [Evidence IEA]; GO_component: GO:0030529 - ribonucleoprotein complex [Evidence IEA]; GO_component: GO:0005840 - ribosome [Evidence IEA,IEA]; GO_component: GO:0015935 - small ribosomal subunit [Evidence IEA]; GO_function: GO:0003735 - structural constituent of ribosome [Evidence IEA]; GO_function: GO:0003735 - structural constituent of ribosome [Evidence IDA] [PMID 6814480]; GO_process: GO:0000462 - maturation of SSU-rRNA from tricistronic rRNA transcript (SSU-rRNA, 5.8S rRNA, LSU-rRNA) [Evidence IGI] [PMID 16246728]; GO_process: GO:0006450 - regulation of translational fidelity [Evidence IGI,IMP] [PMID 8415737]; GO_process: GO:0006450 - regulation of translational fidelity [Evidence IGI,IMP] [PMID 8950190]; GO_process: GO:0006412 - translation [Evidence IEA]): MGKGKPRGLNSARKLRTTRRDNRWADLSYKKRLLGTAFKSSPFGGSSHAKGIVLEKIGVEAKQPNSAIRKCVRVQLIKNGKKVTAFVPNDGCLNFVDENDEVLLAGFGRKGKAKGDIPGVRFKVVKVSGVSLLALWKEKKEKPRS; the protein is encoded by the coding sequence atggGAAAAGGAAAGCCTAGAGGATTGAACTCCGCCAGAAAGTTGAGAACCACCCGTCGTGACAACAGATGGGCTGATCTTTCTTACAAGAAGCGTTTGCTCGGAACTGCTTTCAAGTCTTCTCCCTTCGGAGGTTCTTCTCACGCCAAGGGTATTGTGCTTGAAAAGATCGGTGTCGAGGCCAAGCAACCCAACTCTGCTATCAGAAAGTGTGTCAGAGTCCAACTCATCAAGAACGGTAAGAAGGTCACTGCCTTCGTCCCCAATGACGGTTGTTTGAACTTCGTCGACGAGAACGACGAGGTTTTGTTGGCTGGTTTCGGTCGTAAGGGTAAGGCTAAGGGTGATATTCCCGGTGTCCGTTTCAAGGTTGTCAAGGTCTCTGGTGTCTCTTTGCTCGCTCTCtggaaggagaagaaggagaagcCCCGTTCTTAA
- the RRP9 gene encoding Rrp9p (Protein involved in pre-rRNA processing; associated with U3 snRNP; component of small ribosomal subunit (SSU) processosome; ortholog of the human U3-55k protein; GO_component: GO:0030686 - 90S preribosome [Evidence IDA] [PMID 12150911]; GO_component: GO:0031428 - box C/D snoRNP complex [Evidence IDA] [PMID 11081632]; GO_component: GO:0005730 - nucleolus [Evidence IEA]; GO_component: GO:0005730 - nucleolus [Evidence IDA] [PMID 12150911]; GO_component: GO:0005634 - nucleus [Evidence IEA]; GO_component: GO:0030529 - ribonucleoprotein complex [Evidence IEA]; GO_component: GO:0032040 - small-subunit processome [Evidence IDA] [PMID 12068309]; GO_function: GO:0030515 - snoRNA binding [Evidence IPI] [PMID 11105764]; GO_process: GO:0000154 - rRNA modification [Evidence TAS] [PMID 10690410]; GO_process: GO:0006364 - rRNA processing [Evidence IEA]; GO_process: GO:0006364 - rRNA processing [Evidence TAS] [PMID 10690410]; GO_process: GO:0042254 - ribosome biogenesis [Evidence IEA]), translating into MVDSFFVNPTKRRKTASSSGGSGSNKRAATSNGIRKNGPSRVNGRSNNKSQNGRASDDENNDDEGLESDDLDSDVSMEDDDNVNSDDSEDEFGNETEADKRRRLAKQYLENIQTELTEAGDDAFDAKDLDREIISRRLKEDVAETVGKVYRFIGDSFDFKSVSPKNGTAQLIQAKAYGITSVATNYPFAYTTSKDLTLTKWDISNAKKPRVVRFVKGNHRVKTPEERETFKGHFDEILCVAASSDGKYVVTGGRDRRLVVWSAESLAPIKVFETRDRKGVVMGLVFRRNTNELYASCADLKVRTFNLDQLAQVEILFGHQDEVADIAALGQERCVSVGSRDRTAIIWKIAEETRLTFRGADTVSGSTSNKSGSKSKVNDSGYDAYAPTKKILEGSIDCCSMIDDQLFVTGSDNGNVSLWSVNKKKPLFVLREAHGRDESLLPDQVSAETAAGVSVPPPPALPRYITSIYAIPFSDTFFTGSWDGQIRAWKLSADLRTFEPLATVSGASGIVNRISVVETGSKGKETFTIVGAVAKELRLGRWLKVKGKNGLFTATIARK; encoded by the coding sequence ATGGTGGATTCATTTTTTGTTAATCCTACCAAACGTCGAAAGACTGCCAGTTCCAGTGGAGGAAGTGGTAGCAACAAGAGGGCAGCTACGTCTAATGGAATTCGAAAGAATGGTCCTAGCAGAGTCAATGGAAGGTCAAATAATAAGAGCCAGAATGGCAGAGCtagtgatgatgaaaataatgatgacgaaggaCTGGAATCAGACGATTTAGACAGCGATGTGTCCATGGAGGATGACGATAATGTAAACTCCGACGACTCGGAAGACGAATTTGGAAACGAAACAGAGGCTGATAAACGGAGAAGATTGGCTAAACAAtatcttgaaaatattcaaacAGAACTGACTGAGGCAGGTGACGACGCATTTGATGCCAAAGACCTTGACCGTGAAATCATCAGTCGAAGACTTAAAGAAGATGTTGCCGAAACAGTAGGAAAAGTATACAGATTCATTGGAGATTCCTTTGATTTTAAAAGTGTGAGCCCTAAAAACGGTACAGCACAGTTAATACAGGCTAAAGCATATGGCATTACCAGTGTGGCCACAAATTATCCATTTGCATATACAACATCAAAAGACTTGACCCTCACCAAGTGGGACATTTCCAATGCGAAGAAGCCCCGTGTCGTGCGGTTCGTTAAAGGAAATCACCGAGTCAAGACTCCTGAAGAGAGAGAAACATTCAAGGGACACTTTGACGAGATACTTTGTGTAGCCGCCTCGTCAGATGGTAAATACGTTGTTACTGGAGGTAGAGACAGACGATTGGTTGTATGGTCGGCAGAAAGTCTGGCACCTATCAAAGTATTCGAGACTAGGGACCGTAAAGGAGTTGTCATGGGACTTGTGTTCCGAAGAAATACAAACGAGCTATATGCATCTTGTGCCGACTTGAAGGTGCGAACTTTTAATTTAGACCAGTTAGCTCAGGTCGAGATTCTGTTCGGTCACCAAGATGAAGTGGCCGACATCGCAGCTCTCGGTCAAGAAAGATGTGTCAGTGTGGGGTCTAGAGACCGTACAGCTATTATCTGGAAGATCGCGGAGGAGACAAGACTTACATTCCGAGGTGCTGACACTGTTAGTGGTTCAACGAGTAACAAGAGCGGAAGCAAGAGTAAGGTTAACGACTCTGGATACGACGCTTATGCACCCACCAAAAAGATTCTCGAGGGTAGTATTGACTGCTGCTCGATGATAGACGACCAGCTATTTGTGACGGGATCCGATAACGGAAACGTCAGTCTGTGGTCTGTTAATAAAAAGAAGCCCTTGTTCGTTCTAAGAGAAGCACACGGACGAGATGAATCGCTGTTGCCAGATCAGGTCTCAGCagagactgctgctggagttTCAgtgccaccaccacctgctcTGCCTCGCTACATTACCAGTATTTATGCGATTCCCTTTTCCGATACCTTTTTCACGGGCTCGTGGGACGGACAAATTCGGGCCTGGAAACTCAGCGCCGACCTGCGAACCTTTGAACCCCTTGCCACTGTATCTGGAGCTTCAGGTATCGTGAACCGTATCTCTGTAGTCGAGACAGGCTCCAAGGGCAAAGAGACCTTCACCATTGTGGGAGCGGTGGCCAAAGAGCTGCGTCTCGGCCGCTGGCTCAAAGTCAAGGGCAAAAACGGACTATTCACGGCGACCATTGCCCGAAAGTAG